GAGGTTTTCTTCCTTAGCAAGCTTCCTACAGAAGTCGTGATCGTCTTCAATGTCTACAAAATCCAATGGGTCCAGCTTTGTCTGCGGTATGCCCATCCACACAAGGAGAAGTTGGTTTCATCAAACTCAAAAATATTgtgaaaaattaattaatagtaaattaacaaatgtaaaaaaataaaatcaataccCATAAGAAAGTGCATGCTTCAGGTTTCATGTAACAGGTGAGGGTTGGTATGTGCTTGAGCTTTGAATATCCAAATTCCACTTTGTCTTTCAGAAAACTCTGCCTCTTATCGAAGAACTCTTGAGGAGTTTTCTCCAAGATGGTAGGAATAGCCGCCTATATTGAATTCATAATTATGGAATATCGAATTCATAATTATGAATTCATAATTATGGAATATCGAATTCATAATTATAATGGATTACTCCCGAACACGGTCCATCTGTATACTTCATCCGAAATTACCATTAATTATCCCTAGTTCCCGAGCCAATGTAGCGAGCTGTTATTAATTTCAAAAGTAAAGATTAGCATCTTGATTGccttaatattattttttagacGTAAATATAAACTATTTCTACTATGCATGCCAAGTTTATCTAACCTATCATGTTTCAGGTGAATTATTTTACAAGACTAAAATTACGTAAATACCTGCTCAAGATGAGCCTTAGTGTAGTAGTTCCCATTGGGGTTATGGGGGTTGAATATAAATATCGCAAACGTGTTCTCGTCTGCCATCTCTCTGACGCTGTCGAAATCGATCTCGAAGTCTCTCTCCGGGATGAATTCATACCTTCGAACCTCAAGCTGTTTGTAAATAGAGTGGACCATGTCCCATGGAAAGCCAGGCCTCGGAAGCAAGATGTTGGCTGTCGGTTTAGCCAGGATTTTGACCGCAAGCTCAATTGCTTGTTTGCATCCAACAGTCATATATACATCATCTCCCGTTAGCTTGTTATCaagatctctttttttattaatccgCCACAGcactaataattatataagcGTAGAGTTAGGATGCAAAACAAGGATGCCAATTCCGTTGAACCGGTTTTATCTAACCTGACCGACCAAAATGTATTCGGCTTAAATCTCAAAAAAGGACTAACCTGAACCAACCCAAAAACAGCACATATATAGCTCTATTgtacaaaaaatctaaaatcattaacattCTATATTTACCGTTTGGCAACAAAGAGGCCAATACTAGGAGCATAGGCGTTTCCCCTGCCACAAAGGACAGCTTGAACAACCGCCTTTTCGGCAGTATGGCTGGTCTCTGCCTCCTCGCTTAGTGGAGGCAAAATAGGCTTTCCTTGAGGGTCGCACATGCTAAAGATTTCAGAAGAGTAAGTGCCTAGAGAGGCTGCAGCAGCCTTTTCAGCTGCATCGCTGCCTCCGAACTGCCAATCAACGTATCCGTGGCTAGCCATATTTCTTATGTCTAACGCTGGaattaactttttatttctctagTAAGATTATTGTTTTTGGGTGATTACTCTGAGTGGTACTAGtaag
The sequence above is a segment of the Camelina sativa cultivar DH55 chromosome 10, Cs, whole genome shotgun sequence genome. Coding sequences within it:
- the LOC109125018 gene encoding probable aminotransferase TAT4, coding for MTVGCKQAIELAVKILAKPTANILLPRPGFPWDMVHSIYKQLEVRRYEFIPERDFEIDFDSVREMADENTFAIFIFNPHNPNGNYYTKAHLEQLATLARELGIINGNFG